In one Steroidobacteraceae bacterium genomic region, the following are encoded:
- a CDS encoding capsule assembly Wzi family protein, translated as MSAGVLMVLAAGVSSYLPAYLDGAFERDIARVMLLADRALLTRPIAVDDIADALNVACDKDAALCASVRRRLARYDARFAVTTATLAAFDASDRPYRLPNQSGLTSDSPWLAAARTQLRLGEHLQLNLGGLAYDGGSDLAGSLLSAGWDFAQLDVGFREHWLSPFADSAMLFSSHAPTMPSVTLSNRRRLTRLGLRYEAFLADMGYSQQIAFEGGDTAGRPRLAGLHVSIEPVRGWAIGASRLLQFGGGARGGQSFGDILRAFFNPSKFDNAASPASLDNQFGNQLASISSRFVFPGAVPWSVYFEYAGEDTSFAKNFLLGNSALSVGIDVPRLWGQFDFTYEASEWQNGWYVNGLYGDGLTNDGQVIGHWGGDLRRFGDAIGAQTHMLRFGWWPSFGGRLELRYRTLANEDYGSAGYQRANQYALSYARNFGEFQLGAEVLAGEDVFANHYRHAGLTLNWHPGAGPADRASFSSSREHGAEWFLAAGASVANTRVDLADDVPTVTTGREYTPYLALGARRAIGPRSDIGTRMEFDRIDDHWLIGVRLLDYRRRIGPALALGGFVGAARYDLATPAYGIYVGAGTEWIDIMPGWNLGFDLRFAYKVARDHLLPEDPQSTRPDSFYDIGIAGLTLSRRF; from the coding sequence GTGAGCGCCGGCGTGCTGATGGTGCTGGCTGCGGGTGTCAGCAGCTATCTCCCCGCCTACCTCGACGGCGCCTTCGAACGCGATATCGCGCGCGTCATGCTGCTCGCGGATCGAGCCCTGCTGACCCGACCCATTGCGGTTGATGACATCGCCGATGCGCTGAATGTCGCCTGCGACAAAGATGCGGCGTTGTGCGCATCGGTGCGCCGACGTCTGGCGCGCTACGATGCGCGCTTCGCTGTGACCACCGCGACACTCGCGGCTTTCGACGCGAGCGACCGACCCTACCGCCTGCCCAACCAGAGCGGCCTGACGAGCGACAGTCCCTGGCTGGCGGCTGCGCGCACCCAGCTGCGGCTCGGCGAACACTTGCAACTGAACCTGGGCGGCCTCGCCTATGACGGCGGTAGCGACCTCGCGGGCAGCCTGCTCAGCGCCGGCTGGGATTTTGCCCAGCTCGATGTCGGCTTTCGGGAGCACTGGCTATCGCCTTTCGCCGACAGTGCCATGCTGTTCTCGAGCCATGCGCCGACCATGCCCTCGGTGACACTATCGAATCGACGGCGCCTGACACGCCTCGGGCTGCGCTATGAAGCGTTTCTGGCCGACATGGGCTATTCGCAGCAGATCGCTTTTGAAGGCGGCGATACGGCCGGACGGCCGCGGCTTGCGGGGCTGCACGTCTCGATCGAGCCTGTGCGTGGCTGGGCCATCGGCGCGAGCCGGCTGCTGCAATTCGGCGGCGGCGCCCGCGGCGGGCAGAGCTTTGGCGATATCCTGCGCGCTTTTTTCAATCCGTCGAAATTCGACAATGCCGCATCACCTGCCAGCCTCGACAATCAATTTGGCAATCAGCTGGCGAGCATCAGCAGCCGGTTCGTGTTTCCGGGTGCCGTACCCTGGTCGGTTTATTTCGAGTACGCGGGCGAGGATACTTCCTTCGCGAAGAACTTCCTGCTCGGTAACTCGGCCTTGTCGGTCGGTATAGACGTACCACGGCTTTGGGGACAATTCGACTTCACCTATGAGGCATCGGAGTGGCAGAACGGCTGGTACGTCAACGGCCTTTATGGCGACGGCCTCACGAACGACGGGCAGGTCATCGGCCATTGGGGTGGCGACCTGCGTCGATTCGGCGACGCCATTGGTGCGCAGACGCACATGCTGCGCTTCGGCTGGTGGCCATCGTTCGGCGGTCGCCTCGAACTGCGCTATCGCACGCTTGCAAACGAGGATTACGGCAGCGCCGGTTACCAGCGCGCTAATCAATACGCGCTCAGCTACGCCCGCAATTTCGGCGAATTCCAGCTCGGCGCCGAAGTGCTGGCCGGCGAAGATGTGTTTGCCAACCACTATCGCCATGCCGGCTTGACGCTCAACTGGCACCCGGGCGCAGGCCCGGCGGATCGCGCCAGCTTTTCGTCCTCGCGCGAGCATGGCGCCGAGTGGTTCCTTGCGGCCGGAGCGAGCGTAGCGAATACCCGCGTGGATCTGGCCGACGATGTACCGACGGTCACCACAGGCCGGGAGTACACGCCCTATCTTGCGCTCGGCGCGCGACGCGCGATCGGGCCGCGCAGCGACATCGGCACTCGCATGGAATTCGACCGCATCGACGATCACTGGCTGATCGGCGTGCGGCTCCTCGACTACCGGCGACGGATCGGCCCTGCGCTCGCTCTGGGCGGCTTCGTCGGCGCGGCCCGCTACGACCTGGCAACGCCCGCCTACGGCATCTATGTCGGGGCCGGCACCGAATGGATCGACATCATGCCAGGGTGGAACCTTGGCTTCGACCTGCGTTTCGCCTACAAGGTGGCGCGGGACCACCTGCTGCCCGAAGACCCACAGAGCACGCGGCCGGACAGCTTCTACGACATCGGCATCGCCGGCCTGACTCTCAGCCGTCGCTTCTAG